GGTCCAGATCGAGCTCTCTGGCACCGTCAGACCCGAACGCGCCAACCGCGCCGCGAGATCACGCGGGGTGAAGATCGAATTGTTGGTCAGAACCAGAAACGGCCGCTCCTTGTCGACCAGGGTTTGCAGGAACTCCGCGGCTCCGGGCAGCGCGTGTTCCTCGCGTACCAGGACACCGTCCATATCCGTCAGCCAGCACTGGGCATGTGAACGCACCGTCCCAGTGTCTCAATTCCGACCGGGATGCGAGCGTTCAACGCATGATCGTCGACGTTGAGAATGTGTTCACGGTCGGGACACGAAAAACGCCCGGCCGGACGATCTCTCGCCGGCCGGGCATTTCGGGTCGTACGTCAGACAGTGTGCTCGTCGGCGACGTCGAGCGCCTTGTCGAGGATCCCCAGACCCTCACGCACCTCGTCGGCCGACACGTTGCACGGTGGGACGACGTGGATGCGGTTGAAGTTGGCGAACGGCAGCAGGCCGCCCGCCTTGCACGCCGCGATGACGGCGTTCATGGCCGGGCTCGAAGATCCATAGGGCGCCAACGGTTCCCGCGTCTGCCGATCCTTGACCAACTCGACGGCCCAGAACACGCCCAGACCGCGGACCTCACCGACGCTGCGGTGCTTGGCGGCCAACTCGGCCAGACCGGGGCCGATGACCTCGGCACCCACCTTGGCCGCGTTCTCGACCATGCGCTCGTCTTCCATCGCGTTGATGGTCGCCACCGCGGCCGCGCATGCCAGCGGATGACCCGAGTAGGTCAGCCCGCCCGGGTACGCGCGGTGCGCGAAGGTCTCGTAGATCTCCGGGCTGATCGCCACGCCACCGAGCGGCACGTACCCAGAGTTGACGCCCTTGGCGAACGTCATCAGATCGGGCACGACGTCGAAGTGGTTGATGGAGAACCACTTTCCGCTACGTCCGAAGCCCGCCATCACCTCGTCGGCGATGAACACGATGCCGTAACGGGTGCAGAGCTCGCGTACGCCTGCCAGGTACCCGGGTGGCGGCACCATGATGCCCGCGGTGCCAGGGATGGACTCCAGGATGATCGCGGCGATGGTGGACGGGCCCTCCATCTGGATCAGCTTCTCCAGGTACTCCAGCGCGCGCTGGGATTCCTGCTCCTCGGTCTCGGCGTAGAACGACGAGCGGTACAGGAACGGCCCGTTGAAGTGCACGACCCCGGCGTTGCCCCGGTCGTTGGGCCAGCGGCGCGGGTCGCCGGTCAGGTTGATCGCGGTGTCGGTGCCGCCGTGGTAGGCCCGGTACCGGGAGAGCACCTTGTAGCGGCCCGTGTGCAGGCGAGCCATCCGCACGGCATGCTCGACGGCGTCGGCGCCACCGTTGGTGAAGAAGATCTTGTTCAACTCACCCGGGGTGCGCTCGGCGATCAGCCGGGCCGCCTCCGAACGCGCGGCGTTGGCGTGTTGCGGTGCCACCGTGCACAGCTTGGCGGCCTGTTCGGCAATGGCCGCAACGACTTTCGGGTGCTGATGACCGATGTTGGTGTTCACCAGCTGGCTGGAGAAGTCCAGCAGCCGGTTGCCGTCGCCGTCCCACAGGTACGACCCCTGCGCCGCGGTGACGGTCATCGGGGTGATCTCCTCCTGGGCGGACCAGGAGTGGAACACGTGGGCGCGGTCGAGTTCGTAGGCCCGCGCCGCCTCGGCCTTCGCCCCGTCGACCGACAGGCCGTTGGGCAGCAGGGTGGACTCGTGAATCGCTGTCATGTTTGCCAGTCTCTCACTTGTTCTGCGGGAAGCCGAGGTTGATGCCACCGTGGCTGGGATCGAGCCAACGGCTGGTGACGGCCTTGGTCCTGGTGAAGAAGTGCACACCCTCGATGCCGTGGGCATGGGTGTCGCCGAACAGCGAGGCCTTCCAGCCACCGAAGCTGTAGTACGCCATCGGAACCGGGATCGGCACGTTGACGCCGACCATGCCGACCTCGACCTCGTTCTGGAATCGGCGCGCCGCACCACCGTCGTTGGTGAAGATCGCGGTGCCGTTGCCGTACGGGTTGTTGTTGATCAGCTCCAGCGCCTCGTCGTAGGTCTCGACACGCACCACCGACAGCACGGGACCGAAGATCTCGTCGGTGTAGACGGTCATGTCGGGCGTGACGTTGTCGAGCAACGTCGGGCCCAGCCAGAACCCGTCGGCCTCGCCGTTGGCGATGACCGTGCGCCCGTCCAGCACCACCTTGGCGCCTGCGGCCTCGCCTGCGTCGATGTAGGACGCGACCTTGTCGCGGTGCACCTTGGTGACCAGCGGGCCCATGTCCGAATCCTTGGTGCCGTCGCCGGTTTTGATGGTGGCGGCGCGCTCGGCGATCTTGGCGACCAGTTCGTCGGCGATCGGGCCGACCGCGACGCAGGCGCTGATCGCCATGCAACGCTCACCGGCGGAGCCGAAGCCGGCGTTGACCATCGCGTCGGCGGCCAGGTCCAGATCGGCGTCGGGCAGCACGACGGCGTGGTTCTTGGCACCGCCCAGAGCTTGCACACGCTTGCCCGCTGCGGTTCCCGTGGCGTAGACGTACTGGGCGATGGGGGTCGACCCGACGAAGCTCACGGCCTTGATCTTGGGGTTGGTCAGCAGTTCGTCGACGGCGGTCTTGTCGCCCTGCAGGACGTTGAACACACCGTCGGGCAGGCCGGCTTCCTTCCACAGTTCGGCCAGCCACAGCGAGGCCGAGGGATCCTTCTCCGACGGCTTGATCACGACGGTGTTGCCCGCGGCGATCGCGATCGGGAAGAACCACATCGGCACCATCGCCGGGAAGTTGAACGGGCTGATGATGCCCACCGGGCCGAGCGGCTGGCTGATGGAGTACACGTCGACCTTGGTCGAGGCGTTCTCCGTGAACCCGCCCTTGAGCAGATGCGGGATGCCGCAGGCGAATTCGACGACCTCCTGGCCGCGGGTGACCTCGCCGAGCGCATCGGAGAGCACCTTGCCGTGCTCGGAGGTGATGATCGCCGCGAGTTCGTCCTTGCGGGCGTTGAGCAGTTCACGGAACGCGAAGAGCACCTGGGTGCGCTTGGCCAGGGACGCGTCACGCCAGGCAGGGAACGCCGCGGCGGCCGCGTCGATCACCGCGCGCGCATCCTCGACACTGGCCAGCGCAACCTCACCGGTCACTGCGCCGGTCGCAGGGTTGGTCACCGGGGCGGTCGCGGTCGAGTTGCCGGCAAACAGTTTGCCGTCGCGCCAATGCTGGATGACAGTGCTCATAGAAAACCTTCCGTGGGACGAACGACTTCACCTCTCACTGTGCGACACCACAACCCCTCCGTCGGTGAGCACTATGTATGCGCAATCAGCTCTCTGATTACACTTTGTAAATGATCCCGACCGTGCGTGACGTCATCGACCTCCCGGTGGTGCAGGCCGGAGACCCCGAGGTGGTCAGCGCCGAGAACCTGGACTGCCCGGTGCGCTGGGTCCATGTGAGCGACATGCCCGACCTCGCGGGCCTGCTGCACGGCGGCGAGCTGGTCCTCACCACCGGCGCCGGACTCTCCGACGCACCACACGACTACCTGGAACGCATGAGCCGCGCGGGCGCCGTCGGACTCGTCGTCGAGCTCGGAACCCGCGTCTCACACCTGCCGGGCGGCGTCGGCGACGTCGCCCGGGCTCTCGGCCTGCCTCTTGTGCTGCTGCACCGGCAGACCCGGTTCGTCGAGATCACCGAGGCCGTGCACCGGCTGATCGTCGCCGATCAGTACGAGGAGTTGGCGTTCGCGCACCGCACCCACGAGACCTTCACCGATCTGAGCATGCGCCGCGCATCACTCGCCGACATCGTGCGCGCGGCCGCCGACATGATCAACGAATCGGTGGTGCTCGAAGACCTCTCCCATCAGGTGCTCGCGATCTCGCCCCGCGGCGAGGCCGCGACGACCGTCCTCGCCGAATGGCAACGCCGCTCCAGGGCGATGACCGAACCGTGGATCACCACCGCCGTCGGCCCCCGCAGCGAGGAATGGGGCCGGCTCATCATCCCGCGCACGCCTGCCGCACCCGCCCGCGCGAAGACGGTGCTGGAACGCGCCGCACAGGCGTTGGCGCTGCACCGGATGGCCGAGCGGGGACGTTCGGGGCTGGAGCACCAGGCACAGAGCGGTCTCATCGACGACGTGGTCGGTGGACGCATCGCCGATGACCGGGAAGCCGCGGCGCGCGCAGAGGCGCTCGGCCTGCGCG
This genomic window from Mycolicibacterium goodii contains:
- a CDS encoding aspartate aminotransferase family protein → MTAIHESTLLPNGLSVDGAKAEAARAYELDRAHVFHSWSAQEEITPMTVTAAQGSYLWDGDGNRLLDFSSQLVNTNIGHQHPKVVAAIAEQAAKLCTVAPQHANAARSEAARLIAERTPGELNKIFFTNGGADAVEHAVRMARLHTGRYKVLSRYRAYHGGTDTAINLTGDPRRWPNDRGNAGVVHFNGPFLYRSSFYAETEEQESQRALEYLEKLIQMEGPSTIAAIILESIPGTAGIMVPPPGYLAGVRELCTRYGIVFIADEVMAGFGRSGKWFSINHFDVVPDLMTFAKGVNSGYVPLGGVAISPEIYETFAHRAYPGGLTYSGHPLACAAAVATINAMEDERMVENAAKVGAEVIGPGLAELAAKHRSVGEVRGLGVFWAVELVKDRQTREPLAPYGSSSPAMNAVIAACKAGGLLPFANFNRIHVVPPCNVSADEVREGLGILDKALDVADEHTV
- a CDS encoding CoA-acylating methylmalonate-semialdehyde dehydrogenase; protein product: MSTVIQHWRDGKLFAGNSTATAPVTNPATGAVTGEVALASVEDARAVIDAAAAAFPAWRDASLAKRTQVLFAFRELLNARKDELAAIITSEHGKVLSDALGEVTRGQEVVEFACGIPHLLKGGFTENASTKVDVYSISQPLGPVGIISPFNFPAMVPMWFFPIAIAAGNTVVIKPSEKDPSASLWLAELWKEAGLPDGVFNVLQGDKTAVDELLTNPKIKAVSFVGSTPIAQYVYATGTAAGKRVQALGGAKNHAVVLPDADLDLAADAMVNAGFGSAGERCMAISACVAVGPIADELVAKIAERAATIKTGDGTKDSDMGPLVTKVHRDKVASYIDAGEAAGAKVVLDGRTVIANGEADGFWLGPTLLDNVTPDMTVYTDEIFGPVLSVVRVETYDEALELINNNPYGNGTAIFTNDGGAARRFQNEVEVGMVGVNVPIPVPMAYYSFGGWKASLFGDTHAHGIEGVHFFTRTKAVTSRWLDPSHGGINLGFPQNK
- a CDS encoding PucR family transcriptional regulator — its product is MIPTVRDVIDLPVVQAGDPEVVSAENLDCPVRWVHVSDMPDLAGLLHGGELVLTTGAGLSDAPHDYLERMSRAGAVGLVVELGTRVSHLPGGVGDVARALGLPLVLLHRQTRFVEITEAVHRLIVADQYEELAFAHRTHETFTDLSMRRASLADIVRAAADMINESVVLEDLSHQVLAISPRGEAATTVLAEWQRRSRAMTEPWITTAVGPRSEEWGRLIIPRTPAAPARAKTVLERAAQALALHRMAERGRSGLEHQAQSGLIDDVVGGRIADDREAAARAEALGLRAGGPYLPVTVRTDAPAERLDPVGVQRRNIRVLDAVTHSVRSQGHTAICSIRRDGEVGFVLALTPRRNMTADAALTRLAEGLREAITRSGVTTKAVVAVANNADTFADAVHGLREAAHIAEVALPMAGTERLSDRAFVRASDVRLRGLITLLQDDPRVQTFAETELRSLLIHDADHGEDDMAVLRGYLESAGNKSALAKRLHMSRPALYSRLAAIQRRLGVDLDDGESMTSLHVALLILDTQRSASPEPAR